A single Thermomicrobiales bacterium DNA region contains:
- the nuoK gene encoding NADH-quinone oxidoreductase subunit NuoK, producing MGELTATHFLLLSAALFITGMMGVLTRRNVLVIFMSVELMVNAVNVSFIGFAWEQNSMIGQTFALFVIAIAAAEAVLGLGIVMALSRRADTVDVGEVTELRD from the coding sequence ATGGGTGAGCTAACCGCCACGCACTTTCTCTTGCTGAGTGCGGCACTATTCATCACCGGGATGATGGGGGTTCTCACCCGTCGCAACGTGCTGGTGATCTTCATGAGCGTCGAGCTCATGGTCAACGCCGTCAACGTGTCGTTCATAGGCTTCGCCTGGGAACAGAACTCGATGATCGGCCAAACGTTTGCACTCTTCGTCATCGCTATCGCGGCAGCCGAGGCCGTGCTTGGACTCGGCATCGTCATGGCGCTATCGCGCCGGGCCGATACGGTTGACGTCGGAGAGGTCACAGAGCTGCGTGACTAG